The genome window tcgTATTTAAACTATCATTTGTCTTgatgcttagctaccattaggatatttagaaaaataatttgatgcaatttggTTGGAGGGTTGTTCGTAAAATTGGCTAAGGCCTCTTGTTTCACTTAAGGCGAATACCACATTTTAGGCGTtccatggtttttcaaagaggTTCTCGTGGCTGGATCCCTTTCACCAAATCCTCCAAACCAATCAATctggacccttgaaatttgatccaacagctaaAAACAGGGggccctttaaaagttataataactttagccgtttgattaaattttaagGGCCTATATTAAGTGATTTGGTGGAAGTGATCCGGAAAGGATCCCTTTCCCTTGTGGCTAAACTCAAATATTGTTTTAATGAGTTTTTTAAGCTTGAATTACTAAGGGAAAGAAATATGACCCTACGGTTTAACAGGACAAGGGAAGTCCAAAATTTAGTAAGTGGCCCAAGGCTTACTGAGCAAGAAAAAGGTAGAGCTTTGCTCATccgcccaatttttttttattttttacatgtAAAAGTTGAGGTTAACTAAAAGGTATTTAGTTAAATCTCAGCCACtcatttgtaaaataaaatgtgcGCGTGAGGGAATTTTCAAATGAAGGCATGCTTGTTgtttttgttaagaaaataaGAAATGTATGAAGGTAGACATCACATGCTTTATGCAGGTTGTGAGCAACATTAAAGCATAGTTTGAGCCCAATGCTTGTTCTAAACTTACTTTAAAATCTTTAGTTCACTCCAAGTTTAGAACAAGCATCGTGCTCAGATTATACTTTAACACTCGTCACAACCTGTAtaaagcatgttatctcaatcTTAGGTATTGGAGTGAACTAAAGAGTTTAATTTTACTAGTGATAGTATTTGGTCATTGTCCAATTTCTTGCCACCCTTCAAAATCTTCTTCCCATTTATTTATCTTGCTTCTATCTGTTAACGTAAGAAGCTTGAGAAAGATTAATTTTACTAGTGATAGAATTTGGCCATTGTCCAATTTCTTGCCACGCTTCAAAATCTTCTTCCCATTTATTTATCTTGCTTCTATCTATTAACGTAAGAAgattgagaaagctagcgtttcaagaactagagagagagatcgaagaagaagagagagaatcttagagagagaagaagTATTGCAGAAATCTGTTAGGCTTTCATTACTTACTGTAGAAGCTACTACATTGATGTATATATAGAGAACCAAGTCTCTAACTAACTAACTTAGGTCTACAATCTTATGACAAGTGGCATGATCCTAACCATTCTTTATAATCTTACACTATCATCTCAGTCTTACACGTTTTCCGAGAAAatacccattttttttaaatgtgtaaaCATAGTTTTGTTCAAGACAAGAAGAAATGGTAGAATGTGTGTACATGAAAGAAATTGTGGACGATGATAAGTTTTATTTTCATCATAAGGTAATGACGAACATTTTGGGcatctaaaatatatatatatacttcttTTTGTCAACATCTAAAATATATATACGAGGTCATCTATGTGTGACAGtaataaaaaactaatgaatatgttttatatttgGAAAGTGAGTTGTTCATTGCGGGTTACAAAATTGCAAAATGTATTTGGTATCACAATACAAGTTTGAAAATGATGCCTATGTAACTTTGCGTATCACAAATTAACTTTGAAGCGTGCATAAGAGAAGACCTGAAAACactcaaaaatgaaaaacttaaGTAGGATTAACGATTAAGGCATCAATAATACATAATAAAGTGGTTGAGTGGCCTTTAATATCTTGATTATTATAAGCGAAAGACACTGGTTATGGACATAATTCGTCTTATGAATTCGGACCACTCAATTTAAATCTTGCGGCTCTCATTAACTTATTTCATTGCCCTTACACAAAATCAAGCCCTTGAATGATCCAGATCTCTCTCTTGAACTGCTCGAGTCTTCAAATCCAGTGGCTACAAACATAGAGATCCATCAATTTCTTACATTTGATGGGAGGGTTGTAGTGCTGTCACGCCCTGCACCGGGCATGGCAAGTGCATATTGATTGGAACAAAATTTGTTGTTTTGTAAAGAAATTTTTGTTTTGAGATGGTCATGTGGAAAAGTACCATACGACAGTTTGATGGTGAAGGTTGCAAACAGTGGAGGTATCCAGACAATTGGTTTTCCACCACTAGTTTCAACTAACGGTTCGATAAAACAGATAAAAAAAGTGCATACGTGAAATAAGACGTTAAGGTTGTGGTGTTTAAATCAATCACGCAATGTCATATGAAAATGTCAAAACACATACGTTAAAACACGTTGCGTCATAATAAGTTTGAGACACCATAACACCATCACATTATGTCAGAGATTCTCACATACAACCGAAAATATATCTCATCCCCATTTGCACTAGTCACGTCAAATCACGTGGCGAGTGCTAAGAGGGCAAAAAATCGGCCGGGAGAGCCTAGAATCTCCAATAAATCTCACTGATCTTGTGTAGAAGAATCTGGATTCTAGGAAATGCTATTCCAACCAGTTTATATACCATAAGTTCTCATTTCGGAGTCTCCAAACCTAAAAAGCTTGTATGGCTGCAACGATAGGAACTTCCATGGCTGCGCTCAGCCACAGATGCTTCACCTTCAAGTCCTCCAAAAACATGATCACTTACAAACCAACCATGAAAATTGTTTCCTTTTCCTCCATCAAATATCAACCGAAAAGCTTCACATCCTTCAAGTCTCCTATCAACTCCAAGCATTCTACTTCCATCATCACCGCCGTTGTTTCCACCTTGATTTCCTGTGATTCTGCGTTCGCTGCAGAAGTGGCTGCGGCGACTGGAGAAGGTGACAAGCGCGTCCTCGCACTCCTAATTCCAATTGTTCCTGCTATACTTTGGGTGCTTTACAACATCCTTGGGCCAGCTTTGAACCAAATTGACAGAATGAGAAGTGAAAAGTGAGGTTGTAAAGCTTCAAGTGATAGCCAGTGCTTCTGTTACTTCTGCACttctatacaacaacaacaacaacaaagccttttcccactaagtggggtcggctattaTTATTGCACTTCTATACAACACTCAACCAAAAATCCAAATTCCGTTGTACAATATTTGTAAAATTGTATGTGATTTATAGGTTCGAATGAGTTGTGTCTCAATATCGAAAGTAGAGTAGCACAACTATATTATGATTAATTTCTATTTGTGAATATATTCATCAAACGGTAATCATGATTAATGGTAATAATTCACCGTCGAGAGATTCACAAACGAAAACATAGTTTGCTTGAGAAGAGCCGGTTTGTACTCATAGATCCGGACTACTACCAAATGCACACTAGCACTCTTTTATCATCTTAGCTGAAACCCTAATCAGTAATCACCATCCAAAGATTGTAGATGGAAGACAGGCACTGAATGAGATTAACCTGTCGGAAACTGACTGTATGGGCTAGCTCACAGATTGCTTGAGAAGGCTTCTGCAGAATGCCAAGTCAAATCGCTCCTCCGGAGGATCTCCGATGACGTCAAAAACTGCATCTGCATTCTGAAAATCTTCATCAACTGTGTATCTGAAACCAGAGATTACGAGATGAAGCGAACATGTTAAACATGTTAGACAGTTGATTGGCAAACTCTATTTTTGTTCATGTAGTGAAAGTAGGTTACCCGCTCTTGGTTATGACACACTTCATTCCAGCAGCTTTGGCAGCTGCAAGGCCTATAGCACTGTCCTCGATTACCACACAACTGCGGAGAAGGAAAACACAGTATTATTTGTCATGAACAGAAGGCGCGCTTTAAGCACGAGAGTCGGATATCCTAGAAACATGGGGCAGCTGATGCAAATAGATCTCTTGACTGCACTTAGAGGAGTAAAGTTCAAATGCAATCCCATTACGAACAGAAATCAGTTGGGCCTTCTTGCCCTGTAAATGGTGTAATATACCTTGAAGGATCAACGCCGAGAGTGTTAGCCGCCAATAAATAGATAGCCTGTCAAAAACATGGAAAGATGTTAGTGTCTTGTAAAATCAAATAGgatatttcattcaaaacaacATGAAACCAACATCTGGAGGGATCAAAATTTACGGGATCAGGCTTCTTGCGAGGAACCACTTCTCCGGCGAATATCTTGATTTTTTCTGCCCGTTCTGGTCCCAGCAAGATTGAAACTATTGCAGAGACCTTGAAACGAAAATGGGGTTCGTACGTCAAAATGGGATGTCAGGCTTGTCAGCTATGTATAAGAAATACATCAATATGTATCTGATATAGTAAGAAGTATACTGTTTCAAAAATTAAGCTAAGTAGCCCTTTGGTTGGGTATTGGAGCAACAGTACCTATTGATAAGTCCTTAACTTTAGATCTTTAACCTTAACCATATGCTCTAAATAAAGTGTAAGACTGATAAATTAGTAAGCGTTTGACTATGATTTCTTGCACAGTTCTTGCATAAAAACCAGACGGAGGAGATTACTGTCACAAAAAACTaattacaaaagaaattaaGCCGGGGAACCTGATTAAGCATACCGCCTTCTCATTGGAAGCGCTGCAGACGGCAACTTTAACTCCTTCTGCTAAAGCCTGATCTATCAGCCTGTACAAGTTGATAACAGAAATTCACCAACCCAACATCTGAAATTTGAAAACACATTTAGATAATCTTACACCACCTACTTATACGATATCTTGTTAGTATACTCATAACAACATTCATGAAAATTTAAAAGCCAAATGCTAAGGATTCTTGAGTGATTGATTTTTCTAAATTCCATTTTCTTATCAAATTAACGTCCTTAATGCCTGATGTAAATAAATGCATGACCATAACAACACGCGTACTTCTTGGACTGGAATGCACCGAGGTGTTATTTTGCTTGAAAGACTAATATTGTTAGTGAAGACTAGCAAGTTAAACCAGAAAATACAAGAGAACTACAACACACAAACTTATGCAAAAGCAGAAGATGATATGGTAACCAACTTTGCAACCCCTGGCCGAAGCGGCAGTGACTTTTTGTCAATAAGGGCCAAGAACAACTCTGTCTTTCGCTTGTGAAGTGAAACTACGAatgcttttctttcttcttcactcTTCGGAGCATTTTCCGGCCAACCCGTGTTGTTAAAATAGGTTGTCATTCTACAAAGACCACAACCATTTGAAGACAGATATAATTCAAGttctgcaacaaaattagaTGTTGGCCAAATGCAAAGGCAATAGAATATTGTGAGAGGCAATTACCTTTCTTTTCCACCTGCAATCTTGAGCAATTCACCGAATAAATCGACATCCCAAGTAACACCCAATTCTTTCTGTGCAATCAAATTATGCAGTGTCACTAAACTAATTAACCCATGAAAGTTATCGACTTCTGCAAATAATTCCCATCAAAGTAAAAGGGTTTACCAAAAGCTAATAATTTCTCCAAAAGCAACAAAACCCAGATCGAAAATTCCAACTTCTCTTGAAAGTTCATCACTTTATGAGCttaccaataaaaaaattcacagCAATCCACCAAAAGCAAGAAAACCCAGTGTGAAAAATTACCTCTTTGAAAGTGTTGTTGAAAGAAATCCGGTGGCCGTCCTTCTCCGTGTCGACAAGCACACCATCGCAATCGAAGAGAAGAGCAGAAGGAAGagtagaaaaagaagaagcagaagcagaGCTAGATGTTGTTCCAATCTTGCTGCTCATTGTTTTGCCAATGATTATTGCTGTGCCCACCAGTGAAGATTGTAAGGTCCTTTCTTGGGATTTGAGGTTGGCAATGGGGGTTGTGTTTTTGTGAGATGGCAACGGGTTTATAAAAGATAATGTAGCTAAGGTATGACAGGACGCCATTGACGCCATTTGAAATCTcttcaaagttcaaattaaTAAAGCCTCCAACTTTTGCAACCATGAGCAGTTGGTCCGGTGGCACCCAACCCACTTCCACTTGGTTGTAAATAATCTATCTAAAATTTGCCTGCAAGAATCGGAATTAAGATCTTTTACTTTATAAGaatgaatatcactaaaccgtagtactaagtgttacaactcGATATTTTTAGAGAGAGTAGATATACATAAACAAGGTATAACCATAAACACGTGCTCACTCAACATTAGTAAAGGCTTTAGGGTATCGCAGTATCTTTACCGATCTATAAGATCCCCTAGTCCTACCACGCATGGTAAAATAGCGAGATTGTCCATTGCCATGGTATACGCTAACCTCACCACTAGGGTATTGGCTAGTAGATTCTTACTTTTCTGGAGGTTTAAAGGATCGAATCTTAAAATCAACCTATAAGTGAACCATCACTCTCAAGTCATCACACAAATAATACTGCTCAACTCACATCACACATATTAGTACTTTTTGAAGTCAAGATCAGCTTCGTGTTTCCTCGTTTGCACTTAAGTTTGAAACTCCCTCTCACAAATTAGTACTTTCTGGAGTCAAAACTAGCTTCGTGTTTCCTTGTTTGCACTTAAGTTTGAACCTTCCTCTCATAGATTAGTACTTTCTGGAATCAAAACCAGCTTCGTGTTTCCTCGTTTGCATTTACTTacttagttattgcttataagagtgttttaagctattttcgtgtgtttgaaggtcctaataacaaagttggaaataaagtgcattttggtgcaatttggattccaagtaggatatatattaggaaaacctaactttcaaaatatgcatgaataattcataagtaattggaagaactatgTATCTCCCTCTCACAAATTAGTACTTTCTGGAGTCAAAACTAGCTTCGTGTTTCCTTGTTTGCACTTAAGTTTGAACCTTCCTCTCATAGATTAGTACTTTCTGGAATCAAAACCAGCTTCGTGTTTCCTCGTTTGCATTTACTTacttagttattgcttataagagtgttttaagctattttcgtgtgtttgaaggttctaataacaaagttggaaataaagtgcattttggtgcaatttggattccaagtaggatatatattaggaaaacctaaccttcaaaatatgcatgaataattcataagtaattggaagaactatgTATTAACTTGGAAGTGTAAAAACGTGGACGGCAGGATTCGAACCTGCGCGGGCAAGCCCGCCTGATTTCCAGTCATGGACTATAACCAATCCGGCATGTCGCCGACGTTACTTTTACTGTGCaatgattttttaattaaaacagaaaaacaaatggtggtattcatatttatttttatgtatacACTTTATTAATTTTGGACGAGAATTCTCTTCGGATCTTCTTTATGGAAATCTGAAGATCAATCAATTGTGTacattcattgtatatcgtgtaGTCACtttcgttaagtactatttatattcaattttaaattatgatttctaaacgcacgatgtacgataaacggagtTGATTGATTGATTCTTTGAATCCTCATAAAAATGATCCGTAGAGGATCCTattccattaattttttttaattcatttgattaaacgtcaaaaaattaataacagtGGTTGC of Malus sylvestris chromosome 6, drMalSylv7.2, whole genome shotgun sequence contains these proteins:
- the LOC126627414 gene encoding CBBY-like protein; the encoded protein is MASMASCHTLATLSFINPLPSHKNTTPIANLKSQERTLQSSLVGTAIIIGKTMSSKIGTTSSSASASSFSTLPSALLFDCDGVLVDTEKDGHRISFNNTFKEKELGVTWDVDLFGELLKIAGGKERMTTYFNNTGWPENAPKSEEERKAFVVSLHKRKTELFLALIDKKSLPLRPGVAKLIDQALAEGVKVAVCSASNEKAVSAIVSILLGPERAEKIKIFAGEVVPRKKPDPAIYLLAANTLGVDPSSCVVIEDSAIGLAAAKAAGMKCVITKSGYTVDEDFQNADAVFDVIGDPPEERFDLAFCRSLLKQSVS